Proteins encoded in a region of the Clostridium beijerinckii genome:
- the alr gene encoding alanine racemase yields the protein MQKILRPVYAEIDLDAIAYNMKNIKDLAKDKEVIAVVKADCYGHGALDVVPTLLENGASRLAVAVLTEGIELRNDNINAPIMILGYTPSYLNEELIKYDLEQTVYDLDYAKELSKTALSLNKKAKIHIAIDTGMGRIGFLPTEKAIDDICKICSLEGLEVIGIFTHFSTSDEKDKEYTNEQFEKFKDLLKKLSNLNIEIPIKHVSNSGAIMDMPETYLDAVRAGIILYGYYPSNEVKKENLSLKPALTLKATITRVQEMDAGMSISYGRTFKTKRRSLIATIPIGYADGYSRLLAKNAKVIINGQFAPVVGRICMDQCMIDITDINSDIKVGDEVIILGEQDGLRFNADNFAEIMGTINYEILCMLKYRIPRVYVKNGKIFNVRNYL from the coding sequence ATGCAAAAGATACTTAGACCTGTATATGCAGAAATAGATTTAGATGCAATAGCTTATAATATGAAAAATATAAAAGACTTAGCTAAAGATAAAGAGGTAATCGCGGTCGTTAAAGCAGATTGTTATGGTCATGGAGCTTTAGATGTGGTTCCAACTTTACTTGAAAATGGTGCATCAAGGCTTGCCGTAGCAGTTCTAACAGAAGGAATTGAACTTAGAAATGATAATATAAATGCCCCTATTATGATACTCGGATATACCCCTTCGTATCTAAACGAAGAATTAATAAAATATGATCTTGAACAAACTGTATATGACTTAGATTATGCAAAAGAATTATCAAAAACAGCATTAAGCCTTAATAAGAAAGCTAAGATTCACATAGCTATTGATACAGGAATGGGAAGAATAGGATTTCTACCAACTGAAAAAGCAATAGATGATATTTGTAAAATCTGTTCTTTGGAAGGACTAGAAGTAATCGGAATATTTACTCATTTTTCTACTTCTGATGAGAAAGATAAAGAATATACTAATGAACAATTTGAAAAATTTAAGGATTTGCTAAAGAAACTTTCAAATCTTAATATAGAAATTCCTATAAAACACGTCTCTAATAGCGGTGCAATCATGGACATGCCAGAGACTTACCTAGATGCTGTTCGTGCTGGGATCATACTTTACGGATATTATCCATCAAATGAAGTAAAAAAAGAAAACCTTTCTTTAAAACCAGCATTGACATTAAAAGCAACTATAACACGTGTTCAAGAAATGGATGCAGGTATGTCTATAAGTTATGGAAGAACTTTTAAGACTAAGCGAAGAAGTTTAATCGCTACTATACCAATAGGATATGCAGATGGTTATTCTAGATTACTAGCTAAAAATGCTAAAGTCATTATAAATGGACAATTTGCTCCTGTTGTCGGAAGGATATGTATGGATCAATGTATGATAGATATTACAGATATTAATAGTGATATAAAAGTTGGCGATGAAGTTATAATTCTCGGAGAACAAGATGGGCTCAGATTTAATGCAGATAATTTCGCAGAAATAATGGGAACAATCAATTACGAAATACTTTGTATGCTTAAATATAGAATCCCGAGGGTTTATGTTAAAAACGGAAAAATATTTAATGTAAGAAATTATCTCTAG